The Syngnathus typhle isolate RoL2023-S1 ecotype Sweden linkage group LG11, RoL_Styp_1.0, whole genome shotgun sequence genome contains a region encoding:
- the LOC133161896 gene encoding tubulin monoglycylase TTLL3-like: protein MVQQCQSQVEIKTLQTTSPPFRHAVRLPALNSERLKTAKAIVEKTVKLHKVFSIQGPYPVIRASLRARGWLEKRMCHPGLHMSSRPVKEARLNDAGGSDGEDDDVNQEQDPAGLYSLMSRMVRNEMVYFYWTNKRDAINTSILQKEQMINHFAKAGSFTTKVGLCVNLRSLHWFDSADPDTFFPRCYRLGARDEKDSFIEDYRRTACTSLLKYIVETAHNVQEEKKNEHMQKSSEPVVVSKMIGTALKVCWDFLESLEHADIDASSETTPSLAKEEWGEFINSYYLLVHAGAKIEISNHLVRRCKSMLQRLADVSPQLDTDGIHNIWIIKPGAKSRGRGIKCAKRLDQILSLVDNDSALIKESKWVVQKYLERPFLVEGTKFDVRQWFLVTDWNPLTVWFYKKCYLRFSTQPYSLDTLDNSVHLCNNSIQKHLRPSHQRHPSIPEDNMWSDDQFITFLSGRGYKTQWENVVVPGMKKSIIHALQSAQDLVDSRKNTFELYGADFMLGGDFHPWLIEINASPTMAPSTPITTRLCAAVQEDTLRVVLDRRANKSADTGDFELIYHQAGVDIPQYVGVNLFIEGFRLNGTCLLPPLRPFKRSVSKYHGTKKEIASEKVKSLPKVLKSTNVKNISNRILPPPVPQPSVPIPLETFTLQLPKMAHRSVHLPVDACSHSVSLWRRGL from the exons ATGGTCCAGCAATGCCAAAGTCAAGTTGAAATCAAAACACTGCAAACGA cgTCACCACCATTTCGACACGCTGTCCGCTTGCCTGCTCTCAACTCAGAGAGACTAAAGACAGCCAAGGCCATAGTGGAAAAAACTGTCAAG tTGCATAAAGTGTTCTCCATTCAGGGCCCTTACCCGGTAATTCGGGCCTCATTGCGGGCCAGAGGCTGGCTGGAGAAGCGGATGTGTCACCCCGGCCTCCACATGTCCTCACGTCCTGTTAAAGAGGCCCGCTTGAACGATGCCGGTGGCAGCGACGGTGAAGACG ATGATGTCAACCAAGAGCAGGATCCGGCCGGACTGTACAGTCTTATG TCTCGCATGGTGCGGAATGAAATGGTTTATTTCTACTGGACAAATAAAAGAGATGCCATCAACACCAGTATCTTGCAGAAAGAACAGATGATTAACCATTTTGCCAAAGCAGGCAGCTTCACCACTAAG GTGGGCTTGTGTGTGAACCTGAGAAGTCTGCATTGGTTTGACTCAGCAGACCCGGACACTTTCTTTCCTCGTTGTTACAGACTTGGAGCCCGGGATGAGAAGGATTCTTTCATTG AGGACTACAGGAGGACAGCCTGCACCAGTCTTTTGAAGTACATTGTGGAGACAGCTCATAATGTtcaggaagagaagaaaaacgAGCACATGCAAA AATCATCGGAGCCCGTGGTGGTTTCCAAAATGATCGGCACAGCTCTCAAAGTGTGTTGGGATTTTCTTGAGAGTTTGGAGCACGCTGACATTGACGCTAGCTCGGAGACAACGCCATCCCTTGCTAAGGAGGAGTGGGGGGAATTTATCAACAGCTACTACTTGCTTGTTCA TGCCGGAGCCAAAATTGAGATCAGCAATCATTTAGTAAGACGTTGTAAGTCCATGCTGCAGAGACTGGCTGACGTCAGTCCACAACTGGACACAGATGGCATTCACAACATCTGGATCATCAAGCCAGGAGCCAAGTCCAGAGGCAGAG GTATCAAATGCGCCAAGCGTTTGGATCAGATCCTCAGCCTGGTGGACAACGATTCAGCCTTGATCAAGGAGAGCAAGTGGGTGGTGCAGAAGTACTTGGAGCGTCCCTTCTTGGTGGAGGGGACCAAGTTTGATGTGCGCCAGTGGTTTCTGGTAACAGATTGGAACCCTCTCACCGTGTGGTTTTATAAGAAGTGCTACTTGCGCTTCTCTACGCAGCCTTATTCGTTGGACACGCTGGACAA CTCTGTGCACTTGTGCAATAATTCCATCCAAAAGCATCTGAGACCTTCTCATCAACGCCATCCCAGCATCCCAGAAGACAACATGTGGTCAGACGACCAGTTCATAACCTTCCTGTCTGGTCGGGGTTACAAAACTCAGTGGGAAAATGTGGTTGTGCCCGGGATGAAGAAGTCTATTATCCATGCATTGCAGAGCGCGCAAGATCTTGTGGATTCACGAAAAAACACCTTTGAGCTTTACGGGGCTGACTTTATGTTAG GTGGTGACTTCCATCCATGGCTGATTGAAATCAATGCCAGTCCCACCATGGCCCCCTCTACACCCATCACTACCCGTCTTTGTGCGGCTGTGCAGGAGGACACGCTGCGCGTCGTCCTCGACCGCAGAGCAAACAAATCAGCAGACACGGGAGACTTTGAGCTCATATATCACCAG GCAGGAGTAGATATACCGCAGTAtgtaggagtcaatttattTATTGAGGGCTTCAGGCTCAATGGCACCTGTCTGCTTCCTCCTCTGAGACCTTTCAAGCGCTCAGTCTCAAAGTATCATGGCACCAAAAAGGAGATTGCTTCAGAAAAAGTCAAGTCTCTGCCAAAAGTTCTTAAGAGTACCAATGTCAAAAACATCTCAAACAGAATTCTTCCTCCTCCTGTTCCTCAGCCATCAGTGCCCATCCCTCTTGAAACATTCACACTTCAACTGCCGAAGATGGCACACAGATCCGTCCACCTACCTGTTGATGCTTGCTCGCATTCTGTCTCTTTGTGGCGAAGGGGCTTGTAG